A window of the Mucilaginibacter sp. cycad4 genome harbors these coding sequences:
- a CDS encoding TerC family protein translates to MSFEMFSQAESWISLITLTLLEIVLGIDNVIFISILSDKLPANQQSRGRRIGLGMAMITRILLLLSISWVMTLTAPLFNLSSVLSITNPEWVEKLAISGRDLILIIGGLFLIYKSTAEIHHKIEGEEEDEGTIKKHSFWGTIIQIMLLDIVFSLDSVITAVGMASHVEIMILAVVIAVGIMMWASNGVASFVNKHPTVKMLALSFLLLIGVSLLAEAFEQHIPKGYIYFAMAFSVLVEMLNLKMKANKGKKVVSKE, encoded by the coding sequence ATGAGTTTTGAAATGTTTAGCCAGGCCGAGTCCTGGATCTCCCTGATCACACTTACGCTTTTGGAGATCGTTTTAGGGATCGACAACGTGATATTTATCTCCATCCTGTCTGATAAATTACCGGCCAACCAGCAAAGCAGGGGCAGGAGGATTGGTTTGGGCATGGCCATGATCACCCGTATCCTGTTGCTGTTATCTATTAGCTGGGTAATGACGCTTACCGCCCCCTTGTTTAACCTGAGTTCGGTTTTGAGTATTACCAACCCCGAATGGGTTGAAAAACTGGCTATCTCCGGCCGTGACCTGATCCTGATCATCGGCGGCCTGTTCCTGATCTATAAAAGCACTGCCGAGATCCACCATAAAATTGAAGGCGAAGAAGAAGACGAAGGAACCATAAAAAAACATTCGTTCTGGGGCACCATCATCCAGATCATGCTGCTGGATATCGTTTTCTCGCTCGATTCGGTGATCACTGCTGTAGGGATGGCCAGCCATGTAGAGATCATGATCCTGGCGGTTGTAATAGCCGTAGGTATTATGATGTGGGCCTCAAACGGGGTGGCCTCATTTGTAAACAAGCACCCAACCGTAAAAATGCTGGCACTATCATTTTTGTTATTGATAGGTGTTTCGCTTTTAGCCGAAGCTTTTGAACAGCATATCCCTAAAGGGTATATCTATTTTGCCATGGCTTTCTCAGTTTTGGTAGAGATGCTGAATTTGAAAATGAAAGCGAATAAGGGTAAGAAAGTGGTGAGCAAGGAGTAA
- a CDS encoding TIM-barrel domain-containing protein, translated as MMFKQLSQKGAKVRQSIAWLVFLLAGMSAVPAMAVIKSFKKAADGVTFTLDKGLMKVLIRRDDIIEVKYTIFDAFEAKPSLVVNNKWLQHSAYQVTDGKTEVVITTAKLKIKINKTTNAITYTDLKGNVIIAEDSDNKSIIPATIAGISTYNVTTQFTSPKDEALFGLGCHPLDSMSINYKGRNQDLAIKYLTGAIPVLLSTKGYGLMWDNYSASNFYGAEADNTKFKYVSESGKQVDYFFFYGPGFDHIIDLYRTATGKAPMFGKWAYGLFQSQDRYLSEDEILTVKDNYRNNHIPVDVIVQDWYYWDPLPIGSHVMKPERYPHPQKLVDALHDANIHAMISIWPVFGKGTPNYDALDKMGGLTDITWDNVVTHTFDTYYDAHNPKARELYWDQARDSLIKRYGWDAWWIDQCEPDNGALLDARRQSNFAIGKGIDYFNTYSLQHTKGVYEGWRRDIPGKRAFFLVRQSFAGEQRNASTLWSSDIECTFHDFKDQVPQGINACTSGIPYWTSDIGGYHYHWKPADWSQPDKRELFTRWFQFGTFCPIFRIHGKGERAIFSKNWDENTRSILLNFDKLRYRLMPYIYSLAGRVTKDNYTIMRSLAFDYRGDSKVYGIPDQYMFGPAFMVNPVTEQLYTSSDADRKAKARQVYLPAASKWYNFWTGELLDGGQTISAAAPIEILPLYVKAGSIIPMGPDVEYATEKPNSNIELRIYPGADASFKFYEDENDNYNYEKGQSATFTLNWNDKTHKLSISDTKGHFPGQLKSRTFNVVLVKGAHGSDVALTAKADKVVKYSGKALAVAL; from the coding sequence ATGATGTTTAAACAATTATCTCAAAAAGGCGCAAAAGTTAGGCAATCGATTGCGTGGCTCGTTTTCCTTTTGGCTGGCATGTCAGCTGTGCCGGCTATGGCAGTTATTAAATCTTTCAAAAAAGCAGCTGATGGCGTTACTTTCACGCTCGACAAAGGTTTGATGAAGGTGCTTATCCGCAGAGATGATATCATCGAAGTGAAATATACCATCTTTGATGCTTTTGAGGCCAAGCCTTCGCTGGTTGTTAATAATAAATGGCTTCAGCATTCAGCCTACCAGGTTACTGATGGTAAAACCGAGGTGGTTATTACTACTGCGAAGCTGAAAATAAAGATTAATAAGACTACCAACGCCATCACCTATACCGATTTGAAAGGTAACGTGATCATTGCCGAAGACAGCGACAATAAATCCATTATTCCGGCAACCATCGCAGGGATCAGCACTTATAACGTAACTACACAGTTTACGTCGCCAAAGGATGAGGCCTTGTTTGGTTTGGGCTGCCATCCTTTAGATTCTATGTCAATCAATTACAAGGGACGCAACCAGGACCTGGCTATTAAGTATCTTACCGGCGCTATCCCGGTGCTGTTATCAACAAAGGGCTATGGCTTGATGTGGGATAACTACTCGGCCAGTAATTTTTATGGTGCCGAGGCTGATAATACCAAATTCAAATATGTATCCGAAAGCGGTAAACAGGTTGATTATTTCTTCTTTTACGGCCCGGGTTTTGATCACATCATCGATCTGTACCGTACCGCCACCGGCAAAGCGCCGATGTTTGGTAAATGGGCTTACGGCTTGTTTCAATCGCAGGACCGATACCTGAGCGAGGACGAAATCCTTACTGTAAAGGACAATTACCGCAATAACCACATCCCGGTTGACGTAATTGTGCAGGACTGGTACTACTGGGACCCATTGCCAATTGGCTCACATGTAATGAAACCGGAACGCTATCCACACCCACAAAAACTGGTTGACGCTTTGCATGATGCAAATATCCATGCCATGATCTCTATCTGGCCGGTGTTTGGCAAGGGCACTCCTAACTATGATGCACTGGATAAAATGGGCGGTCTTACCGATATTACCTGGGATAACGTGGTTACCCACACTTTTGATACTTATTACGATGCCCACAATCCTAAAGCCCGGGAACTTTACTGGGACCAGGCCCGCGACAGCCTCATTAAGCGTTACGGTTGGGATGCCTGGTGGATTGACCAGTGCGAGCCTGATAATGGAGCGTTGCTTGACGCCCGCCGCCAAAGTAATTTTGCTATAGGTAAGGGCATTGATTATTTTAATACCTACTCCCTGCAGCATACCAAAGGCGTATATGAGGGCTGGCGCAGGGATATTCCCGGTAAGCGCGCCTTCTTTTTGGTAAGGCAGTCCTTTGCCGGTGAGCAGCGCAACGCCTCTACATTATGGTCGAGTGATATTGAGTGTACTTTTCATGATTTTAAAGACCAGGTACCGCAGGGCATCAACGCCTGTACATCGGGCATTCCTTACTGGACGTCAGACATCGGCGGATATCATTACCACTGGAAACCTGCCGATTGGTCGCAGCCGGATAAACGCGAATTGTTTACCCGTTGGTTCCAGTTCGGTACATTTTGCCCTATTTTCCGCATCCACGGTAAAGGCGAGCGTGCCATCTTCAGCAAAAACTGGGACGAAAATACAAGGTCGATCCTGCTTAATTTTGATAAGCTCCGTTACCGTTTGATGCCATACATTTATTCATTGGCAGGTCGTGTAACTAAGGATAACTATACCATTATGCGTTCGCTGGCGTTTGATTACCGCGGCGACAGCAAGGTTTACGGTATTCCGGACCAGTATATGTTTGGGCCGGCCTTTATGGTAAACCCGGTAACCGAGCAACTTTATACCTCAAGCGATGCCGACAGAAAAGCCAAGGCCCGCCAGGTTTACCTTCCTGCCGCCAGCAAATGGTATAACTTTTGGACAGGCGAACTGCTCGATGGTGGCCAAACCATTAGTGCAGCTGCGCCTATCGAGATCTTACCACTGTATGTAAAAGCGGGCTCAATTATACCAATGGGCCCTGATGTTGAGTATGCAACCGAAAAACCAAACAGCAATATCGAACTGCGTATTTACCCCGGTGCCGATGCCTCATTCAAGTTTTATGAGGATGAGAACGATAACTATAACTACGAAAAAGGACAATCGGCTACGTTTACGTTAAACTGGAACGATAAAACACATAAGTTAAGCATTTCAGATACTAAGGGACATTTCCCAGGTCAGTTAAAAAGCCGCACATTTAATGTGGTACTGGTTAAAGGCGCACATGGTTCGGATGTGGCTTTGACCGCTAAGGCTGATAAGGTGGTTAAGTATAGCGGGAAAGCGTTGGCGGTAGCCCTTTAG